A window of Palaemon carinicauda isolate YSFRI2023 chromosome 27, ASM3689809v2, whole genome shotgun sequence contains these coding sequences:
- the LOC137620847 gene encoding myb-like protein X: protein MGEFHPNQLSSFDHPGSISSVYSSDTSNTSCTNKQTIKGNIENGKEENEMKGNEKDGDESRHEGDSSAKHTAFYQSLSFLLHIASCLGINVIGIKNGTICICPYRAAVAVVALLVVSLSLVMSLGIIFSVDATYQQKVLILPLFSANCFCCYTQIFWLIKSRSIANFLIEVEAFKLKINRSYPIKVAVCYSFCYSIIYTVFVYIMVPLPDHIFMFRNCNLDYMLTFPVFVTCFIPSMFDLYIFTFTLFLVVALERLRKEIQTIKVWSKEETNTVAKNWLECRNLLGIFNGVFSYLLHVRVILFVMHAIAHLFALTSMKFTKDCAFYFWPLLFSLLENSIRYLGVCQTGQHLINTHFLVAKAVREAVIKQCFPDTDQNIEGDDTSSWLFIDYETGKHSSATGEFKPIKLEDTTAKMSEKTISMTKSTTRLKRATAAESTTPEKLNLHEMGIKKLDDNATEERPMEMEVNCFLSYEEKYIKENCFLEETSKENLVNEITNEETTEKDHATKSENASLILDDTNTQVVPSETGRPSLLSTKDFENNSRTEEAHVLGDNSELQSSAEEHNTLKNNQSDTMCYTVNQEVIKEINPRNKGDDHEMSGPTCETSFPSGSTYRANGSDLNLKNKSTVDQVAYSKYEVQELKDVPVCKALYPSKHDIDLKQTLFAGGTCKEEPDIENYDAPQKEAFLAHDCTCDNDECICKTAALFVDEGTCEVKRNSELDIEVPFDEKSTKLKEIIIFDKMTYELKKTDVVEGGTCGDDENVKIKESFYVDKNTELKKTVIVDKVTCGNTELKETIFVDEGNYEDIQNTEVKELIYVDEMTYEDDKNEPKEIIFVDGVTNKDNENVEPKEIISVDGVTYEYNENIELNASIFLREVVCEGNQNTDLHETGFADEDTYAGNENTELKETISVDKGNCEKILNVEVKEIIFVDEVTYKDNKNTEPKEIISVDGVIYDYDTNNDPKEIIIVDGVTYEDNENTLSKEIIVVDGVTYEDNENTGLKEIIPVDVVSYEDDKNSEPKKIISVEGVTYEADRNNEEKEIIFVDGMTYEDKKKSKLDTSVFVNEVTSEDYKNTELQLSGYDGTYEDNNMTETMEKVFEIELASKDNITIPTMGVTPERKNIEQNKAYPTEGVIWKDENKRQTESFAVNEVTFEDKDLRQTETLLADEVANKHNILMGEKGTCFACKETIKDNESTGRKESFFTDVLAFGDNKVSGRSEKLFVSEVTSKDENVSCPTDIIFAEDNTSKCIYSRQEESSLTGKASNESDQDLGLKIKSHQTPEKAQVSVRSNQHFTKNGSVIKGDVIYERSNTKLQGMFLDNIASNNRQLANQKSSLTSTLGCEEMSVHKGHNSSVKTIISYRQSLANKMEFIQNSENKETLNEASDTRPPWQSKEQKEICTTNTVEKEICECDRNNLENDIELDKKQNRDKEVYECTEELKSSGESTEIGPLGRLCLQRFMCHLEEFPFSADVWGAHPLSASSYVTCLGIVVTYLLMLLQLQPILSDDGGDQDLDNLLNDQGIFQCFSK from the exons ATGGGTGAATTTCACCCCAACCAACTTTCTTCATTTGACCACCCGGGTAGTATCTCCAGCGTCTATTCCAGTGACACCTCGAATACAAGCTGTACGAACAAGCAGACCATTAAAGGAAACATAGAAAATGGCAAGGAGGAAAATgagatgaaaggaaatgaaaaagatgGTGATGAATCAAGACATGAAGGGGATTCCTCTGCAAAGCACACTGCGTTCTACCAGTCTCTGTCATTTCTCCTGCATATTGCAAGTTGTTTGGGGATCAATGTCATCGGCATTAAGAATGGGACTATTTGTATTTGTCCCTACAGAGCTGCCGTTGCAGTTGTAGCACTGTTGGTGGTATCCTTAAGCTTGGTAATGTCGTTAGGAATTATTTTCAGCGTAGATGCAACATACCAGCAGAAGGTTTTGATCTTGCCCTTGTTTAGTGctaattgtttttgttgttacacCCAGATCTTCTGGCTGATCAAAAGCAGGAGTATCGCGAATTTCTTGATAGAAGTGGAGGCCTTTAAATTGAAAATCAATCGAAGCTATCCCATAAAAGTAGCGGTGTGCTATAGTTTCTGCTACTCTATCATTTACACAGTCTTTGTCTACATTATGGTCCCTTTACCTGACCACATATTCATGTTTCGTAACTGCAACCTTGATTATATGCTGACTTTCCCAGTGTTTGTCACGTGTTTCATCCCAAGTATGTTTGATTTGTACATATTTACTTTCACTTTGTTCCTTGTGGTAGCACTGGAGAGACTGCGGAAGGAAATCCAGACCATAAAGGTTTGGTCCAAAGAAGAGACAAACACTGTTGCTAAGAATTGGCTGGAATGCAGAAACTTGCTTGGCATATTCAATGGG GTCTTCTCATACTTGTTGCACGTGCGCGTGATCTTGTTTGTAATGCATGCTATAGCGCATCTGTTTGCCCTAACGTCCATGAAGTTCACAAAAGACTGTGCATTTTACTTTTGGCCCTTACTGTTTTCGCTGTTGGAGAATTCGATCAGGTATCTTGGTGTATGTCAGACGGGACAACATCTTATCAATACA caTTTCTTGGTTGCCAAGGCAGTCAGGGAAGCCGTAATAAAGCAGTGCTTTCCTGATACTGACCAGAACATTGAAGGAGATGATACAAGCTCTTGGTTGTTCATTGATTATGAAACGGGAAAACATAGTTCTGCAACTGGGGAATTCAAACCTATAAAACTTGAGGATACGACGGCCAAGATGTCTGAGAAGACCATTTCTATGACGAAAAGCACTACAAGGCTCAAAAGGGCTACTGCTGCAGAAAGTACAACTCCGGAAAAGTTGAATCTTCATGAAATGGGTATTAAAAAATTAGATGATAATGCCACTGAAGAGAGACCAATGGAAATGGAGGTGAATTGTTTTCTCAGTTATGaggaaaaatatataaaggaaaattgcTTTTTAGAAGAGACTTCtaaagaaaatttggtcaatgaaataacaaatgaagaGACCACAGAAAAAGATCATGCAACCAAATCAGAAAATGCGTCACTCATTTTGGACGATACTAATACCCAGGTAGTCCCCAGTGAAACTGGTAGACCTTCCTTACTGAGTACAAAAGATTTTGAAAATAACAGCAGAACCGAGGAGGCCCACGTCCTTGGCGATAATTCCGAGTTACAGAGCTCTGCGGAAGAGCATAATACTCTGAAAAATAACCAAAGTGATACAATGTGTTACACGGTAAATCAAGAAGTAATTAAGGAAATTAATCCTAGAAACAAAGGTGACGATCATGAGATGAGTGGTCCCACTTGTGAAACTAGTTTTCCGAGTGGAAGTACATACAGAGCAAATGGCAGTGACCTAAATCTTAAAAACAAAAGCACTGTAGATCAGGTGGCTTACAGCAAATATGAAGTACAAGAACTAAAAGATGTACCAGTTTGCAAGGCTTTATATCCGAGTAAGCATGACATTGACCTAAAACAGACGCTCTTTGCTGGAGGAACATGCAAGGAGGAGCCAGACATAGAGAACTATGATGCCCCTCAAAAGGAAGCATTCCTTGCTCATGACTGTACTTGTGACAATGATGAATGTATATGTAAGACTGCTGCTCTTTTTGTTGATGAGGGAACTTGTGAAGTTAAACGAAATTCTGAACTTGACATTGAAGTGCCTTTTGATGAGAAAAGTACTAAACTAAAGGAAATCATAATATTTGACAAGATGACTTATGAGCTAAAGAAGACCGACGTTGTTGAAGGGGGGACTTGTGGAGATgatgaaaatgttaaaataaaggaAAGCTTCTATGTAGATAAAAATACTGAGCTAAAGAAAACTGTCATTGTTGATAAGGTGACTTGTGGAAATACAGAACTAAAGGAAACTATCTTTGTCGATGAGGGGAATTATGAAGATATTCAAAATACTGAAGTAAAGGAACTTATCTATGTTGATGAGATGACCTATGAAGATGATAAAAATGAGCCGAAGGAAATCATCTTTGTTGATGGGGTGaccaataaagataatgaaaatgtgGAGCCAAAAGAAATCATCTCTGTTGATGGGGTGACCtatgaatataatgaaaatattgaacttAATGCATCCATCTTTCTTCGTGAGGTGGTTTGTGAAGGTAATCAAAATACTGATCTTCATGAAACGGGCTTTGCAGATGAAGACACTTATGCAGGTAATGAAAATACAGAACTAAAGGAAACAATCTCTGTTGATAAGGGGAATTGCGAAAAAATTCTAAATGTTGAAGTGAAGGAAATTATCTTTGTTGATGAGGTTAcctataaagataataaaaatactgaGCCAAAGGAAATCATCTCTGTTGATGGGGTGATATATGACTATGATACAAATAATGATCCAAAGGAAATCATCATTGTTGATGGGGTCACCTATGAAGATAATGAAAATACCCTATCAAAAGAAATCATCGTTGTTGATGGAGTGACTTATGAAGATAATGAAAATACTGGACTAAAAGAAATTATCCCTGTTGATGTGGTGAGCTATGAAGATGATAAAAATAGTGAGCCAAAGAAAATCATCTCTGTTGAGGGAGTGACCTATGAAGCTGATCGAAATAATGAGGAAAAGGAAATCATCTTTGTTGATGGGATGACCTATGAAGATAAGAAAAAATCTAAACTTGATACATCGGTCTTTGTTAATGAGGTGACTTCTGAAGATTATAAAAATACTGAACTCCAATTAAGTGGGTATGATGGAACTTATGAAGACAATAACATGACTGAAACAATGGAAAAAGTGTTTGAAATTGAGTTAGCATCTAAAGATAACATAACTATTCCAACAATGGGGGTAACTCCTGAGAGaaaaaatattgaacaaaataaagCATATCCTACTGAAGGTGTGATTtggaaagatgaaaataaaagacaAACGGAGTCATTCGCAGTAAATGAAGTAACTTTTGAAGATAAAGATCTTAGACAAACGGAGACATTACTTGCAGATGAAGTGGCAAataaacataacattttgatggGGGAGAAAGGTACATGCTTTGCTTGTAAGGAAACTATTAAAGACAATGAAAGTACGGGAAGGAAGGAGTCATTCTTTACAGATGTATTAGCTTTTGGAGATAACAAAGTCAGTGGACGAAGTGAAAAATTATTTGTAAGTGAGGTAACTAGTAAAGACGAGAATGTTTCCTGCCCAACAGATATAATTTTTGCAGAGGATAATACCAGTAAATGCATATATTCAAGGCAAGAGGAGTCATCCCTTACTGGTAAGGCATCTAATGAAAGTGACCAAGATTTGGGACTCAAAATTAAAAGTCACCAGACGCCTGAAAAAGCACAAGTATCTGTGAGAAGCAATCAACATTTTACTAAGAATGGGTCAGTCATCAAGGGCGATGTTATTTATGAGAGAAGTAATACGAAACTACAAGGGATGTTCCTTGATAATATTGCCTCTAATAATCGTCAGCTTGCCAATCAAAAGAGTTCTCTGACGTCCACCCTAGGATGTGAAGAGATGTCGGTGCATAAGGGACATAACAGCTCCGTAAAAACTATTATTTCTTACCGTCAGTCACTTGCTAACAAAATGGAATTCATTCAAAATTCTGAAAATAAGGAGACTTTAAATGAAGCTTCTGACACCAGACCTCCGTGGCAAAGTAAGGAACAAAAAGAGATTTGTACGACCAACACGGTAGAGAAAGAAATTTGTGAATGTGACAGGAATAATTTAGAAAATGACATTGAActtgataaaaaacaaaatagaGACAAAGAAGTTTATGAATGCACTGAGGAGCTAAAATCAAGTGGAGAATCTACCGAAATTGGACCTTTGGGCCGCTTGTGTCTTCAGCGCTTTATGTGCCACCTGGAGGAGTTTCCATTCTCTGCTGACGTCTGGGGTGCGCATCC TCTAAGCGCTTCCTCCTACGTAACCTGCTTAGGCATTGTGGT